In one Mycobacterium heckeshornense genomic region, the following are encoded:
- a CDS encoding pyruvate, phosphate dikinase yields the protein MTRGTRRASPQRVGHPQVVALDGTACLPRETIGNKGFGIDTMRSLRLPVPPAFCITREVCEQFFADPAAGIGCIWDDVVQNIRWLERETSRTFGRGSEPLLVSVRSGAAQSMPGMLDTVLNLGINDAVEQALARSRGPEFARDVRARFENSYRRIVLGGNEREAAPGDPFAQLRRAVEAVFASWNSTRAIAYRSHHRLDALPGTAVVIQAMVFGNCGHNSGTGVLFSRNPITGAKEPFGEWLPGGQGEDVVSGGVDTRPLSALHDEQPEVWAALLDAARKLEQLDRDVQDIEFTVEAGRLWLLQTRVAKRSAQAAVRLALQLRQEGLIDDAEVLRRVTPSHIETLLLPSVQPETRLAAALLAKGQPACPGVASGRAYTDVDDALDAAGQGQDVILVRPSTSPDDVQAMLASRGIVTEVGGATSHAAIVSREIGRPTVVGCGAGVAETLNGRLITIDGSEGEVREGVLELTAWSESESPDLAELTELARLHSPLRAHVAGEYPTLANNSEAAVRDALATGHTDVVCPTPLITMLTAIRLADTEEMTLRHDRIEDPSSHTTQGQNSRG from the coding sequence GTGACGAGAGGCACACGAAGGGCCAGCCCTCAGCGAGTCGGCCACCCCCAAGTGGTGGCCCTCGATGGGACAGCGTGTCTGCCACGAGAAACCATAGGAAACAAGGGCTTTGGTATCGACACGATGCGTAGCCTCAGGTTACCGGTACCGCCGGCCTTTTGCATCACCCGCGAGGTTTGCGAGCAGTTCTTCGCTGATCCCGCAGCTGGTATTGGCTGCATCTGGGATGACGTCGTGCAAAACATCCGCTGGCTGGAACGGGAGACATCGCGGACGTTTGGCCGTGGTTCCGAACCACTGCTCGTCAGTGTGCGGTCTGGGGCGGCGCAATCGATGCCCGGCATGCTCGACACTGTCCTGAATCTAGGGATCAACGATGCGGTTGAACAGGCACTCGCGCGGTCCCGCGGGCCCGAGTTCGCGCGCGATGTACGCGCCCGATTTGAAAATAGCTATCGGCGCATCGTGCTAGGTGGCAACGAACGCGAGGCGGCCCCTGGCGACCCATTCGCACAGCTGCGTCGAGCGGTCGAAGCGGTGTTCGCGTCGTGGAACTCTACACGTGCCATTGCCTACCGCAGCCATCACCGCCTGGACGCTCTACCCGGTACCGCGGTTGTGATCCAGGCAATGGTGTTCGGCAATTGCGGGCATAACTCCGGCACTGGCGTGCTGTTCAGCCGAAACCCGATCACCGGCGCCAAGGAGCCGTTCGGCGAGTGGCTTCCGGGTGGTCAAGGGGAGGACGTCGTGTCGGGCGGCGTCGATACCAGGCCGCTCAGCGCACTGCATGATGAGCAGCCAGAAGTATGGGCAGCGTTGCTGGATGCCGCCCGCAAACTCGAACAACTCGATCGTGACGTCCAAGACATCGAGTTCACTGTCGAAGCGGGCAGGCTCTGGCTGCTGCAGACCAGAGTTGCCAAACGCTCAGCCCAGGCTGCGGTTCGCTTGGCGCTACAGCTGCGACAAGAGGGATTGATCGACGACGCCGAGGTACTGCGCAGAGTGACACCGTCGCACATCGAGACCCTACTGCTACCATCTGTCCAACCCGAAACCCGATTGGCTGCTGCACTTTTGGCCAAAGGACAGCCGGCCTGCCCCGGCGTGGCATCGGGTCGGGCCTACACCGACGTGGATGACGCACTGGATGCCGCTGGCCAGGGCCAGGACGTGATACTAGTCCGTCCCTCGACCAGCCCAGACGATGTGCAGGCCATGCTGGCCAGCCGTGGGATCGTGACCGAGGTCGGCGGCGCTACCAGCCATGCCGCGATAGTCAGCCGCGAAATCGGTCGGCCGACGGTCGTGGGTTGCGGAGCCGGGGTAGCTGAGACTCTCAATGGCCGACTGATCACGATTGACGGCTCCGAAGGCGAAGTGCGCGAAGGAGTTCTGGAGTTGACGGCATGGTCGGAGAGCGAGTCCCCCGACCTGGCCGAGCTGACCGAGCTCGCACGCCTGCATAGCCCACTACGAGCGCACGTCGCCGGTGAGTACCCTACGCTAGCCAACAATTCTGAGGCCGCCGTACGCGATGCGCTGGCCACCGGCCACACCGACGTCGTCTGCCCGACACCGCTAATCACGATGCTGACCGCCATCAGATTGGCCGATACCGAGGAAATGACGTTGCGCCATGACCGAATTGAAGATCCTTCAAGCCATACGACTCAAGGGCAGAATTCACGCGGCTGA
- a CDS encoding SDR family NAD(P)-dependent oxidoreductase produces the protein MRIIVTGGNSGVGRATASAMAAAGHQVLIACRTVEKGEEAAAAMTGDVAVRYLDLADLASVRKFADQVDFVDVLVNNAGVLGLPLTRTTDGFEAHMGTNHLGHFALTCLLGDRIRDRIVVVASSNYALARIQFDDLNWQHRRYNMWSAYGESKLANLLFVAELARRGRRAYASDPGMTATDITRDGTGVLRWAGKTLAPHIAQSPANGARSTIQAITTDLPSGTYIAPRGLFHQWGKPKPTKLLAKARDPQSARRLWNLSAELTGCDWNTIKEAV, from the coding sequence GTGCGAATCATCGTTACCGGCGGCAACAGCGGCGTCGGCCGGGCTACGGCGTCGGCAATGGCAGCAGCCGGTCACCAGGTGCTGATCGCTTGTCGCACCGTGGAAAAAGGCGAAGAAGCTGCAGCGGCAATGACAGGCGACGTCGCGGTGCGCTACCTCGACCTGGCCGACCTTGCCAGCGTGCGCAAATTCGCCGATCAGGTCGACTTCGTCGACGTTCTGGTGAACAACGCAGGCGTGCTCGGACTTCCCCTGACCCGGACCACGGATGGCTTCGAAGCTCACATGGGCACCAATCACCTCGGCCACTTCGCGCTGACCTGCCTGCTCGGCGACCGCATCCGCGACCGCATCGTTGTCGTCGCCAGCAGTAATTACGCGCTGGCACGCATCCAGTTCGACGACCTGAACTGGCAGCACCGCCGCTACAACATGTGGTCGGCGTACGGCGAATCGAAACTGGCCAACCTGTTGTTCGTCGCGGAATTGGCTCGCCGGGGTCGGCGCGCGTATGCGTCCGATCCCGGCATGACCGCCACCGACATCACTCGCGACGGCACGGGAGTGCTGCGGTGGGCCGGCAAAACCCTGGCCCCGCACATCGCGCAGAGCCCGGCTAACGGGGCGCGCTCGACGATCCAGGCCATCACCACCGACCTGCCTAGCGGAACATACATCGCGCCGCGGGGGCTATTTCACCAGTGGGGTAAGCCCAAGCCGACCAAGCTCCTTGCCAAGGCTCGCGATCCGCAGAGCGCGCGCCGGTTGTGGAATCTGTCCGCCGAGCTGACGGGCTGCGACTGGAACACCATAAAAGAGGCGGTATGA
- a CDS encoding thiolase C-terminal domain-containing protein codes for MTCAVIGIGRTAYSRNSGRTTRGMAVAACRDAIADAGLTPADVDGICTYMVNDSEQPIYVGWALGIDELAWANAMYGGGNMVADQIATAAAVIEAGLCRAVLVYRSLNGRSGYRFGTIQGAMQLDHDNQFDAVSGFLVPPQWFAMWARRHQHEYGSTCEDLGQIAITQRKHAGPNEHALRREPLTMDDYLASRWINEPFRVLDCTSEVDGAVAILVAGEDVAADAAQPPVWLVGSSNSQSGANWTIWDDPTEMYSRSAGPKIWQKTGLSPTDMDVACMYDCFTYTVMATMEGFGFCEKGEVGKFFSTGRATYGGDVVVNPHGGLLSEGYIHGLNHHYEAALQLRHAAGGRQVENAQLALVTAGGGPFGGANIYSREKP; via the coding sequence ATGACCTGTGCTGTAATCGGAATCGGCCGTACAGCGTACTCCCGCAACTCGGGCCGCACGACGCGGGGCATGGCCGTCGCCGCATGCCGAGATGCGATTGCCGACGCCGGACTGACCCCGGCTGACGTGGACGGGATCTGCACGTATATGGTCAATGACTCGGAGCAACCCATCTACGTGGGCTGGGCGTTGGGTATCGACGAATTAGCCTGGGCCAACGCGATGTACGGTGGCGGCAACATGGTGGCCGACCAGATCGCCACCGCTGCCGCGGTGATCGAGGCCGGGTTGTGCCGAGCGGTGCTGGTGTATCGGTCGCTCAACGGTCGCTCCGGCTACCGGTTCGGAACCATCCAGGGTGCAATGCAACTCGATCACGACAATCAGTTTGACGCTGTGTCCGGCTTCCTGGTTCCGCCGCAGTGGTTCGCGATGTGGGCCCGCCGCCACCAGCACGAATACGGCTCGACGTGTGAAGATCTCGGACAGATTGCAATCACCCAACGTAAACACGCCGGACCCAACGAACACGCCCTCCGCCGGGAACCTCTCACCATGGACGACTATCTGGCGTCCCGCTGGATCAATGAACCGTTCCGAGTTCTCGATTGCACGTCGGAGGTCGACGGCGCGGTGGCGATCCTGGTCGCCGGTGAGGACGTCGCCGCTGATGCCGCACAGCCGCCAGTGTGGCTAGTCGGGTCGTCGAACTCACAGAGCGGCGCGAATTGGACGATCTGGGATGACCCCACCGAGATGTACTCCCGCAGCGCAGGTCCAAAGATCTGGCAAAAGACCGGTTTGTCGCCGACAGACATGGACGTCGCGTGCATGTATGACTGCTTTACTTACACCGTGATGGCCACCATGGAGGGATTCGGATTTTGCGAAAAGGGCGAGGTCGGCAAGTTCTTCTCCACCGGCCGGGCCACGTACGGCGGTGACGTCGTGGTGAACCCACACGGCGGGCTGCTGTCTGAGGGTTACATTCATGGCCTCAACCACCACTACGAGGCGGCGCTACAGCTACGTCACGCCGCTGGCGGCCGCCAGGTCGAAAATGCACAACTGGCACTCGTGACCGCCGGCGGGGGACCATTCGGTGGCGCCAACATCTACAGCCGGGAGAAGCCGTGA
- a CDS encoding winged helix-turn-helix domain-containing protein, which produces MTELKILQAIRLKGRIHAADLARTVGEDPLLVASTVARLAETGLIVAGNTLKLSPAGRQRLTALLASEHAVANRAELSQIYHDFRQVNADFKALVTEWQIRDGQPNSHDDPNYDAAVLTRLDRTHERVLPIIGAAAAQVPRLSAYGDKLSMALEMVHAGKTEWFTRPTIDSYHTVWFELHEELILATGLTREGEAEVDHSH; this is translated from the coding sequence ATGACCGAATTGAAGATCCTTCAAGCCATACGACTCAAGGGCAGAATTCACGCGGCTGACCTGGCCCGGACTGTCGGCGAAGATCCCCTGCTCGTCGCCTCCACCGTTGCCCGGCTGGCTGAGACCGGGTTGATTGTCGCAGGCAACACACTGAAGCTCAGCCCCGCCGGTCGGCAGCGCTTGACTGCGCTGTTGGCCAGCGAGCATGCAGTCGCCAACCGAGCCGAACTTTCTCAGATCTACCACGATTTTCGTCAGGTAAACGCCGACTTCAAGGCACTGGTCACTGAATGGCAAATTCGCGACGGCCAACCCAACAGCCACGACGATCCAAACTACGACGCCGCAGTGCTCACCCGACTTGACCGCACGCATGAGCGAGTACTGCCGATCATCGGCGCGGCCGCAGCGCAGGTGCCACGGCTGAGCGCCTATGGCGACAAGCTGTCGATGGCGCTGGAGATGGTGCACGCAGGCAAGACCGAATGGTTCACCCGGCCGACCATCGACTCGTACCACACGGTCTGGTTCGAACTACACGAAGAACTGATCCTAGCCACCGGACTGACGCGCGAGGGTGAAGCCGAAGTGGACCACTCACATTGA
- a CDS encoding phosphotransferase has product MTVTDVGLRRASQGTSSHVHLDVSYAEPETALPRHLFVKTQLGTVHDLPEAFDESLSAGGGGTVLLNDETRFYRDLRRSIDAETPAVYFADHLEGPSQFLIVTEDVTDRGARFPDAIAGLTVDEVDELLRTLAQVHSAFWGSPRLRDRGDLGWLEHPVRGPFANFLHANGFAIIRALLEVPYKKRLLLEVAGVDADTMENTFWRLAEHFAEEPLTLLHGDPHPANTYVLPDGRVGVLDWQLVRRGSWAHDFGYALVAALEPELRRAYERELLDGYLARLQAAGVEALPDREYMWIAYCRTPAWGFCMWAITPDEMYSTELVTAVLRRFAVAYAELGTAELLR; this is encoded by the coding sequence GTGACTGTCACTGACGTGGGGCTACGGCGGGCATCGCAGGGTACGAGTTCGCACGTTCACCTCGATGTGAGCTATGCTGAGCCGGAAACCGCTCTGCCCCGGCACTTGTTCGTCAAGACGCAGCTCGGCACCGTGCACGATCTGCCGGAGGCGTTTGACGAGTCACTGTCGGCCGGCGGGGGCGGCACCGTCCTACTCAACGATGAAACCCGCTTCTACCGCGACCTGCGGCGGAGCATCGATGCCGAAACGCCGGCTGTTTACTTTGCCGACCACCTCGAGGGGCCGTCGCAGTTTTTGATCGTCACAGAGGATGTGACCGATCGCGGTGCCCGGTTTCCCGACGCCATTGCCGGGCTGACGGTCGATGAAGTTGATGAGTTACTTAGGACGCTCGCCCAAGTCCACTCGGCATTTTGGGGTAGTCCGCGACTGCGCGATCGCGGTGACTTGGGCTGGCTGGAGCACCCGGTGCGTGGCCCGTTCGCAAACTTCCTGCACGCCAACGGGTTCGCCATCATCCGCGCGTTGCTGGAAGTGCCTTATAAAAAGAGGCTGCTGCTCGAGGTTGCCGGCGTGGACGCCGACACGATGGAGAATACTTTCTGGCGGCTGGCCGAACACTTTGCCGAAGAACCCCTCACACTGCTGCACGGTGACCCGCATCCTGCAAACACCTACGTCCTGCCCGACGGTCGAGTCGGGGTCCTTGACTGGCAACTGGTAAGGCGCGGCTCATGGGCACATGACTTCGGCTACGCCCTGGTAGCTGCCCTGGAACCGGAGCTACGCCGGGCGTATGAGCGCGAGTTGCTCGACGGCTATCTGGCGCGATTGCAAGCTGCTGGCGTCGAGGCGCTGCCGGACCGTGAATACATGTGGATCGCCTACTGCCGCACTCCGGCATGGGGATTCTGCATGTGGGCCATCACCCCGGATGAGATGTACTCGACCGAGCTGGTCACAGCCGTCCTCCGCCGGTTCGCGGTGGCCTACGCCGAGCTGGGCACCGCAGAGCTGCTGCGCTGA
- a CDS encoding cytochrome P450 — MTDQQPLWQCPVETLELNSPSAPALTHFHQVDAVQDRLRPVFRNTEGDGYWMFTDRAVILDGLQHPELWSSSVIVPTEPDPPYKWIPIMIDPPEHSKWRHLLAEYFSPGRVKGLRGEQHRLAGELIEKIAPQGGCDFVPRVARVFPSIVFLKIMGMPVDHLDQFLDWEDKILHQQGVGEQVNAARFEGMQQVMGYFAGLIGQRRMAPNPDADDIVSRAIGWSIDGAPVSDGDLLNCLLLLFMAGLDTVASQLSYAMLHLATHPADRARIVAEPQVIPRAVEELLRVYPIVQTARKATRDMNFHGCPVKAGDMAAFPMAAAGRDETAYPDARRVDFNRGVTHHLSFGAGPHRCLGSHLARQELAVILEEWHRRIPEYEVVEQPVEHGGQVFGLDSLNLRWDS; from the coding sequence ATGACCGATCAGCAGCCGCTGTGGCAATGTCCCGTGGAGACCCTGGAACTAAACTCTCCATCGGCTCCCGCGTTGACACACTTTCATCAGGTCGACGCTGTCCAGGACCGGCTGCGGCCGGTGTTTCGCAACACCGAGGGCGACGGCTACTGGATGTTCACCGACCGCGCGGTGATTCTGGACGGCCTGCAGCACCCGGAACTCTGGTCGAGCAGCGTCATCGTCCCTACCGAACCCGATCCGCCATACAAGTGGATCCCGATCATGATCGACCCTCCCGAACATTCGAAGTGGCGCCACCTGCTCGCCGAGTACTTTTCTCCCGGTCGGGTCAAAGGACTTCGTGGTGAACAGCATCGGCTTGCGGGGGAGCTGATCGAGAAGATCGCCCCGCAGGGGGGATGCGATTTCGTTCCTCGGGTTGCCCGCGTTTTCCCCTCGATCGTGTTCCTGAAGATCATGGGTATGCCGGTCGATCATCTCGACCAGTTTTTAGACTGGGAGGATAAGATCCTCCACCAGCAGGGCGTCGGTGAGCAAGTCAACGCCGCGCGGTTCGAGGGCATGCAGCAAGTGATGGGTTACTTCGCTGGGCTGATCGGGCAGCGTCGGATGGCGCCGAATCCGGACGCCGACGATATCGTCAGTAGGGCAATCGGCTGGTCGATCGACGGCGCCCCGGTTTCTGACGGGGATCTGCTGAATTGCCTGTTGTTGTTGTTCATGGCCGGACTCGATACGGTAGCCAGTCAGCTGTCCTACGCCATGCTGCATTTGGCAACCCACCCTGCCGACCGGGCACGGATTGTCGCCGAACCCCAGGTGATTCCTCGGGCGGTCGAGGAACTGCTGCGAGTCTACCCAATCGTGCAGACCGCTCGTAAAGCCACCCGCGACATGAATTTTCACGGCTGTCCTGTGAAAGCAGGCGACATGGCCGCCTTTCCTATGGCCGCCGCCGGCCGCGACGAGACTGCCTACCCTGATGCGCGTCGCGTCGACTTCAACCGTGGGGTCACGCACCACCTGTCCTTCGGCGCCGGACCGCACCGATGCCTCGGGTCACACCTGGCCCGGCAGGAACTCGCGGTCATCCTTGAGGAGTGGCATCGCCGCATCCCCGAGTACGAGGTTGTCGAACAGCCCGTTGAGCATGGCGGGCAAGTTTTCGGCCTGGACTCCCTCAACCTGCGTTGGGACAGCTGA
- a CDS encoding amidohydrolase family protein, producing MPLQDHHQIVSVDDHLVEHPRVWQDRLPDKFREQGPRIIEKDGMHLWSYDGQIFPTIGLNAVAGKPPEEWGLDPVRYEDMIPGCYDPVARIADMDLDGVQAALCFPSFPGFAGGTFIRAQDKELALLCVKAWNDFYIDEWCATAPERYVPLAILPVWDIDATIAEAERVAAKGARTVSFPDSPVPLGLPSFHSDHWDRLWQVCSDAQMPVSLHFGSGSFVPGFSFSTVKPVPGQLTVPDAPFAVATTLFATNLMWTTVDLLFSGKLQRFPNLQISLAEGGIGWVPYILERSDYVWERHRYYQDIDFDTRPSDLFRQHFWGCFIDDEHGLSNRHAIGIDRITLEIDFPHSDSNWPNSRKRAAEVLADVPDDECSLIVEENARRMLNFPRITADQLAPTG from the coding sequence ATGCCATTGCAGGACCACCACCAGATCGTTTCGGTCGACGACCACCTGGTCGAACACCCGCGTGTGTGGCAGGACCGGCTGCCAGACAAGTTCCGCGAGCAGGGTCCGCGCATCATCGAGAAGGACGGCATGCACCTCTGGAGCTATGACGGCCAGATTTTTCCGACGATCGGGCTCAACGCCGTAGCTGGCAAGCCGCCGGAGGAGTGGGGTTTGGACCCCGTCCGCTATGAGGATATGATCCCTGGCTGCTACGACCCGGTTGCGCGAATCGCCGACATGGATCTCGACGGTGTACAAGCCGCACTGTGCTTTCCTTCGTTTCCGGGCTTCGCCGGCGGCACTTTTATCCGTGCGCAGGACAAGGAGCTGGCCCTGCTGTGCGTCAAGGCGTGGAACGACTTCTATATCGATGAGTGGTGCGCCACCGCACCGGAGCGTTATGTGCCATTGGCCATTCTGCCTGTGTGGGACATCGACGCGACTATCGCCGAGGCTGAACGGGTCGCGGCAAAAGGGGCACGCACGGTGTCCTTCCCGGACAGCCCGGTGCCGCTGGGTCTGCCCTCCTTCCACAGCGACCACTGGGACCGGTTATGGCAGGTCTGTTCCGATGCCCAGATGCCGGTGTCGCTGCACTTCGGCTCGGGTTCTTTCGTGCCCGGCTTTTCCTTCTCCACGGTGAAGCCCGTTCCCGGGCAGCTGACGGTGCCCGACGCACCCTTCGCGGTAGCCACCACCCTGTTCGCGACCAACCTGATGTGGACCACCGTCGATTTGCTGTTCTCCGGCAAGCTGCAGCGGTTCCCAAATCTGCAGATCTCGCTAGCTGAGGGCGGAATCGGCTGGGTGCCATACATCTTGGAGCGATCTGACTACGTGTGGGAGCGGCATCGCTACTACCAGGACATCGACTTCGACACCCGTCCTTCGGATTTATTCCGCCAGCACTTCTGGGGTTGCTTCATCGACGACGAGCACGGCCTATCCAACCGGCATGCGATCGGCATCGACCGCATCACATTGGAAATCGACTTCCCACATTCGGACTCCAACTGGCCGAACTCCCGCAAACGCGCCGCCGAAGTTCTGGCCGATGTACCCGACGACGAGTGCTCGCTGATTGTTGAGGAAAACGCCCGCAGAATGCTGAACTTCCCTCGAATTACGGCCGACCAGCTGGCTCCGACCGGATGA
- a CDS encoding TetR/AcrR family transcriptional regulator encodes MARGDRSPRNEHADRTRSALVDAALNLFSAKGYDDTTTEEIAAKAGVSPRTFFRYFPTKESVLFFGEYDFIHAFSGVYLAQPDTISDFEAMANSFALLAPSLKRIRKRIGQYREAVESSPVLLGRERQIHEANADTVAKVIARRRHLTKPDDECRLLAAVGVLLLERAISRWLATPNRAVDDVIREEFAALPAALK; translated from the coding sequence ATGGCGCGCGGTGATCGGTCGCCCCGTAACGAACACGCGGATCGCACCCGATCTGCGTTGGTAGACGCGGCGCTGAACCTGTTCAGCGCCAAGGGCTACGATGACACCACGACCGAAGAGATCGCCGCGAAGGCAGGGGTTTCGCCGCGCACGTTCTTCCGCTACTTCCCCACGAAGGAATCGGTGCTGTTCTTCGGTGAATACGACTTTATCCACGCCTTTAGCGGCGTTTACCTGGCACAGCCGGATACGATCTCAGATTTTGAAGCGATGGCTAATTCTTTCGCGCTGCTGGCGCCGTCGCTGAAGCGAATCCGCAAGAGGATCGGGCAATATCGCGAGGCGGTCGAGTCATCGCCAGTGTTGCTGGGACGCGAGCGGCAAATTCACGAGGCTAATGCCGATACCGTGGCAAAAGTGATCGCTCGGCGCAGACACCTGACCAAGCCCGACGACGAATGCCGGTTGCTTGCGGCAGTCGGAGTCTTGCTTCTAGAGCGAGCCATCAGCCGTTGGCTGGCCACACCGAATCGGGCAGTCGACGACGTTATTCGTGAGGAATTTGCTGCGCTGCCAGCCGCGCTCAAATGA
- a CDS encoding Zn-ribbon domain-containing OB-fold protein yields MTNSPLVPPVPVPDPDTAPFWEGLKEGKLMLCRCDDTGKWIHPPLERSRFTGGPVHFEQVSGEGTIFSYIVVRQPLVPGRIPPYVIGIVELAEQPGLRINAIIAADPAEVRIGQPVRMRVVDLGDTGFRVPEFIVV; encoded by the coding sequence GTGACCAACTCCCCACTCGTACCGCCAGTCCCGGTCCCTGATCCGGACACTGCACCCTTCTGGGAGGGGCTGAAAGAGGGCAAGTTGATGCTGTGTCGGTGCGACGACACCGGCAAGTGGATTCATCCCCCACTGGAACGCAGCCGATTCACTGGTGGGCCCGTACATTTCGAGCAGGTTAGTGGTGAGGGCACGATCTTTAGCTACATCGTCGTGCGTCAGCCTCTGGTGCCGGGGCGCATACCCCCGTACGTGATCGGGATCGTCGAGCTCGCCGAACAGCCGGGCTTGCGGATCAACGCGATCATTGCCGCCGATCCCGCCGAGGTCCGGATCGGACAACCGGTGCGAATGCGTGTCGTCGATCTGGGGGACACCGGCTTTCGCGTGCCCGAGTTCATCGTGGTTTGA